In Arachis hypogaea cultivar Tifrunner chromosome 2, arahy.Tifrunner.gnm2.J5K5, whole genome shotgun sequence, a genomic segment contains:
- the LOC114924628 gene encoding zinc finger BED domain-containing protein RICESLEEPER 2-like → MEDWNLHLLKGEHLHVRYCVHILNLVVNDGLKEMHESISKIRNAIRYVRTSPSHMNRFKNFIKKARIQDKCDVQLDIPTRWNSTYTMLESGLKFQKAFKRLGERDTEYALMQGGIPRNIDWDIAKHFMGFLKIFYDVTKSVSGSLLVTSSQYFHEFCKILRVFKASCGSRDPLLGSMAERMKLKYDKYWGNIKNINMMIFVDVVLDPRYKLKFVNFSFEKLYDKDDADFFGAKVKETFSKMFECYVNANNGVDLLLQQ, encoded by the coding sequence ATGGAGGATTGGAATTTACATCTTTTGAAAGGAGAGCATTTGCATGTTAGGTATTGTGTACATATTCTAAATCTTGTTGTTAATGATGGATTGAAAGAGATGCATGAATCTATTAGCAAGATAAGAAATGCTATTAGATATGTGCGTACTTCCCCTAGTCACAtgaataggttcaaaaattttattaagaaaGCTAGGATACAAGACAAGTGTGATGTTCAACTCGATATTCCCACTAGATGGAACTCTACATACACCATGCTTGAAAGTGGTTTGAAGTTTCAAAAGGCGTTCAAGAGGCTAGGGGAGAGAGATACAGAATATGCTCTAATGCAAGGTGGTATTCCGAGGAATATTGATTGGGACATTGCAAAACACTTTatgggatttttgaaaattttttatgatgtTACAAAGAGTGTGTCTGGTAGTTTGCTTGTgacttcttctcaatattttcatgagttttgtAAGATCTTGCGAGTGTTCAAGGCTTCTTGTGGTAGTCGAGATCCATTACTTGGGAGTATGGCTGAGAGGATGAAGCTTAAGTATGACAAGTACTGgggtaatataaaaaatatcaatatgatgatttttgttgATGTTGTTCTTGATCCTAGATACAAATTGAAGTTTGTAAACTTTAGCTTTGAAAAGCTATATGATAAGGATGATGCTGATTTTTTTGGTGCAAAAGTGAAAGAGACCTTCTCCAAGATGTTTGAATGCTATGTGAATGCAAATAATGGGGTAGATCTTTTACTTCAGCAATAA